The Gemmatimonadales bacterium genome includes the window ATTGGACATCGGTCGGCGCACCGGAAAATCGGTGCACCCATACTGCGCCTATTCGCCCTCCGGCACAAGCGCCTAGGGCGATCCGGCCTCGTCGCCGCCGAGCTGGGTCTCGCTGCCCGCCGTCGCGAGATCGACGCCGCCGGCGCCGAGCAGGCGGAAGAGCGCCCACTGCGCCCGCTTGGCGGTGCGCGCGCGGGCGCCGTTATAGAGTGCGCTGATCACCAGCACGCCGTCGCGGCGGCCGAGGTAGCCGGCAAGCGCGGAAACGCTGTCCAGCGTGCCCGTCTTGGCGCGCACGACGCCCGGCGCCAGTACCCCGCGCCCGAGCCGGCGCAGCGTGCCCATGCCGTTGGCCGGCAGCAGCAGTGGGAACTCCTCGGCTCCGGGCCGTCTCGGCAGCTGCGCGAGGTAAAGCGCCTCCGTGCGTGCGGCCACCCGGTCATCGGGTGAGAGACCGCTCCCGTCGTGCAGCTCCACGACCGCCGCCGGGCCAACGACCTGGCGCACGTGTCGCGTGAGCCGCTCTGGCCCGTGGCCCGCACCAGCCGCCCAGCGCAACAGCAGCTCGGCGCCGACGTTGAGGCTCCGCCGGTTTACTTCGCTCGCAATCGAGTCGAATGGAGGGGACGACACCTCGGCCAGCACGGCGGGCGCGTCGTCCGGACTCGTACGCGGGGTGACGCGACCGCGGTCCCAGGCGATGCCGGCCCGCTCGAGCGCCGCGCCCCATGCGCATTCCAGCACCTGCTCCGGGTCTTCCGCCACCGCACTGAAGCCCTGGGGGCGCGCAGACAGGCCGATGCTGCCCGTGATGGTCCACCCACCGTCGCCGGTTGCCGCCATGTGAAGGTGGCGCGCGCTGCCCGCGGCGGTGCTCGCCTCGACGCGCACCATCGACTCCAGTCCCGCCGGGATCGTGAAGACGACTTCCGGCGGGTCGCCCAGCTTTCGGCCCGGACGCGCCGTGATGCTCACCGTGTTCTCGTGCAGTGTCACGGCGCCGATCGGCGGGGCGTAGAGCTCGCCTGGGTAGCGGCCGTCCCAGGCCGCGGGAATCACGGTCGCCGTGCGCCCGTTAGCGCTCGTGGTCGTGAGCGCGCCGATAAGCGTGCGCACCCCGAGGGCGTGGAGCTGAGCCGTGAGCTGGCGGAGCATTCGGCCGGACCGCAGGGTGCGCTCGAACGTCGGGTCGCCGTTCAGCTCGAGGGTCCAGGCTCCCTGCCACGTCCCGGCGGAATCGACGTGCCCGAGCCCGACCACCCGTGTCGGCAGCGTCGCGTCGGGGCCCACGATGCTCCGGGCGAACCCGGTCGTGAAGATCTTGGCCGTCGAGGCCGGCAGGAGCGGCTCGTCCGGATTGGCGGACCAGAGCACCTCGCCCGCCGCGTTGGCGATCGCGACGCCCCACTGCCCCGGTGCTGCCTGCGTCGCGTGACCGTACCACTGGTCCAGATCGCGCGCGAGGGCCGCCGGAATCGCCTGTGCGGCGCCCGGGCGTGGGCACAGAAAGAGGGCTGCTCCCCAACAAAGGGAGAAAATCGCGATCGTGCGTCGCATGGATGAGTTGAAGACGGTACTGGCAGACCGGAACGCCGGCGCC containing:
- the dacB gene encoding D-alanyl-D-alanine carboxypeptidase/D-alanyl-D-alanine-endopeptidase, which encodes MRRTIAIFSLCWGAALFLCPRPGAAQAIPAALARDLDQWYGHATQAAPGQWGVAIANAAGEVLWSANPDEPLLPASTAKIFTTGFARSIVGPDATLPTRVVGLGHVDSAGTWQGAWTLELNGDPTFERTLRSGRMLRQLTAQLHALGVRTLIGALTTTSANGRTATVIPAAWDGRYPGELYAPPIGAVTLHENTVSITARPGRKLGDPPEVVFTIPAGLESMVRVEASTAAGSARHLHMAATGDGGWTITGSIGLSARPQGFSAVAEDPEQVLECAWGAALERAGIAWDRGRVTPRTSPDDAPAVLAEVSSPPFDSIASEVNRRSLNVGAELLLRWAAGAGHGPERLTRHVRQVVGPAAVVELHDGSGLSPDDRVAARTEALYLAQLPRRPGAEEFPLLLPANGMGTLRRLGRGVLAPGVVRAKTGTLDSVSALAGYLGRRDGVLVISALYNGARARTAKRAQWALFRLLGAGGVDLATAGSETQLGGDEAGSP